One Vicia villosa cultivar HV-30 ecotype Madison, WI linkage group LG5, Vvil1.0, whole genome shotgun sequence genomic window, TGTGCACCAAAAATAAGCATATAGTATAAGTTGAACAAGTCCAGATATCACTCCCACACCGTTGCTAATCTACAATATTAGTTCAAATGGATATTAGTCAACAATGAATGaattaaatatttatcattaaattaactataattattaactaattaccAAAACATAAATGTCAAAAGGGTGGATCAAGGCATATGTTGTCCAACATAATCCATTAAGAAAGTTAGCCACAGAGAGCCAAAATGGCATATATTTCACACTCTTGGTTTTAATAACCTTTGCCTGCTcataatatgaaaaaaaatattatggaTAATTAGTAAtgaaatactttaaaaataaaattttacttaATATTATCCACTAATTAACAAGTATTCTTTCATATCTCATTATGTAAATGTGTCGaatgttattttctaaaatatcaaCAAAATATCTCTATATTGATATTTGATTAGAGTTTAGACatatgtaaaaaaattatttgaggaaaaatattttacatttttaatagatacaaattaaattatttaaataaagttcaatttatgagatataagttactTACCATGACTGTAAGAGGAGAGACATACATCATTATATTAAAAACATCACAAATAATACCAACTACCAATGACCTACGGGTAGTGCCATGTAGTGTTAACATTGTTATAAGAACAATAGCGGCAAAGAAAATAGCTTCAATGAATAGGTAGAGAAGCAACTTCTTCTGAAATTAGGAAAAAAATAGTAGTGAGAATAGAAGATTTGTTGATTCCTTAACTAGAGTGGAAGTATGATATACATACCCTTCCTTTGTTGTTAGCATATATATAAAATATGGTAAGATAAACGAACTCAAAAATAAGTCCAACACCATTGATGGTAACGACCAAAAGACTATTTGGATGCACGAAAGGCAATCCATAAAACACCCAAAATGCACAATTTAACACTGTAGCTATGTATGGATCAGGCTTGAACTCCTCCACGTCTTTATTCTTTATAATTTTATAGAAAGTTGGACTGCAATTCATTCCAATAGTTAATAAGCCTTAATAttcaaatataaacatattattacTCTTTAATGATTttacatacaaaaataaataaagtaataattaACAAAAAGAGTTCAATTACGCTGGTGAGAAGAATAATCCGAATGAGATAACATTCCCTACATTGAAATTTTAAAACATAACATTGattagaacaaaaaaaaaaactaaaatttatgcATAGTTTTATTGATGAAAGAGAAGTTAAAATTATTCTTCATGCATAATGAACTGATCActataaaaatttgaaattaaaaattaaattaaatcaaatcataaaCACATGAATCATGGactgcaaataaaaatataagagaaaaattaaatttgtatatcattttatttcaattaaaaaaaaaatagaaagattagaaTAACAAACCTATAATGCCAACAATGTTACGAGCTATTGAAGCGCTAACCATTTTTGTCCACAActaatataaaatagaaaaaaaaactcaaagagAAGATGAGTTGAATGAGATGGATAATAGAATGTGTgagcgatgaagaagaatgaaATAAGTGTTAGTTATATAGAAAaaaattcagttatttatttCATTATAGTTATTACATCTCATCTAAATTCAAATTTAGACATTGAAAGTAAAAAATATGCATTGTGTGATGATATATTCTATTTTTCTTTAACAATATGACAAGTGGATTTAAAGATCTTTAAATTAAGTTATTTAAGTTTATCTATTAAAATTAACTATGTAATGAGAAAATCAAAGCACTAAAATTAGTATTTCTTAGAATATTTGAGGGAGTGTTTATGATAACAACATATCATATgtttgtaatatgttttcaatttatttttattaattttgtaaaaaaaaatatgaagagAATTTATAGTTGgtacaaaaatgattttttttcacctaagcacttatatgataaataattaaattataaatgatTAATTATTTCAAATATGATCTTAACTAATAAGCATCTTAAATGCAAATAGTTGatagtaaaaaatatatatattaattatttcaaATATGATCTTAACTAATAagcatcttttatatatatatatatatatatatatatatatatatatatatatatatatatatatatatatatatatatatatatatatatatatatatatatatatatatatatatatatattggttttGATAGTAAAAAATAATAGATAGCGCAGATAGTTGATGGTTGAAAGTTGATAAACTATcacattaaatataaaaaaaataataattatgtttaatttttaaaataaatatgagaaaTATAAAATTGTAAGAAAGTTTATAAGTTTAAGGCTACTTAAAGtagcttataacttatatatGCTACTAAAGATAAACTATAAACTAATCTCACTAAGTGGAAAATAGGGGATGGAAAAAGTATAAGAGCTTGAGATGATCAGTACTATGGAGATTGTCCAAGTGAAGTTGAGTTCATCATTCATGTGATGCGAGACTATAAGGTGGCTAAGGAAACCTGGCAAGGTTTAATCCATCCTAAGTTTcaagcctttctcttcagccttccTCGGGATGAGTGGCTAGATCTTAATATGAGTCTGAATTTGGGTAGAGATGGTTATGATTGGAAAGCACTGTGGGCTACTGTGTGTTACAAGCTTTGGCTTGGTTAAACCAGAAGCTCCATAATCATGACTATGTGTTTCCTGCAAGTTTGGCTAAAGATATTCAGAATTCTTTTGCCAACTATTATCAAATTATTGCCATGCAATAGACTGTGGTGTCTCAGTCTAGAAAAAAAGTTCAAACTAGGT contains:
- the LOC131605099 gene encoding bidirectional sugar transporter SWEET7b-like yields the protein MVSASIARNIVGIIGNVISFGLFFSPAPTFYKIIKNKDVEEFKPDPYIATVLNCAFWVFYGLPFVHPNSLLVVTINGVGLIFEFVYLTIFYIYANNKGRKKLLLYLFIEAIFFAAIVLITMLTLHGTTRRSLVVGIICDVFNIMMYVSPLTVMAKVIKTKSVKYMPFWLSVANFLNGLCWTTYALIHPFDIYVLISNGVGVISGLVQLILYAYFWCTGENNNDDGDNVSNPAGV